The proteins below are encoded in one region of Paenibacillus albus:
- a CDS encoding fumarylacetoacetate hydrolase family protein has protein sequence MILATLCSEEKEEAAIQAPHGWIKLSRINEALGTDWPLQVGELIIGGRWESLSRWYKDEGEARLLLEVEALPEGDVSLGLLYRNPRKIWGIGMNYRPSGELPAPPEPGEDPVSFMKPDTTLIGPGQPIRLPMQSERVTAEAELAIIIGKECRNVSEAEAPDYVAGLTTALDMTAADIHEANPRYLTRAKSFDTFLSIGPQLLTADETEDVHSLEISTVLNGETVHRNTVSQMRFRPWWIVAFHSQVMTLLPGDIILTGTPGPVVIRPGDEAQGRIEGFLPLTNPVAAE, from the coding sequence ATGATTTTGGCCACGCTGTGTAGCGAAGAGAAGGAGGAGGCGGCCATTCAGGCGCCTCATGGATGGATAAAGCTCTCCCGTATTAATGAAGCGTTGGGCACGGATTGGCCCCTGCAAGTTGGGGAGCTCATCATCGGCGGCAGATGGGAATCTCTCTCCCGCTGGTATAAGGACGAGGGAGAGGCGCGGCTGCTGCTCGAAGTGGAGGCTTTGCCGGAAGGGGATGTCTCGCTGGGGCTTCTTTACCGGAATCCCCGCAAAATTTGGGGTATTGGCATGAACTATCGCCCATCCGGAGAGCTGCCGGCTCCCCCGGAGCCGGGCGAAGATCCGGTAAGCTTCATGAAGCCGGATACGACGCTCATCGGACCGGGGCAACCTATACGATTACCGATGCAATCGGAACGTGTCACCGCCGAAGCGGAGCTTGCTATCATCATCGGCAAGGAATGCCGAAACGTAAGCGAGGCAGAGGCGCCTGATTACGTAGCGGGGCTGACGACGGCGCTGGACATGACGGCCGCGGACATTCACGAAGCGAATCCCCGCTATCTGACAAGAGCCAAGAGCTTTGATACGTTCCTAAGCATCGGGCCGCAATTGCTTACGGCGGACGAGACGGAGGATGTGCATAGCCTTGAAATCTCAACTGTACTAAACGGGGAAACGGTGCATCGCAATACCGTCTCGCAGATGCGTTTTCGCCCGTGGTGGATCGTAGCGTTCCATTCCCAGGTCATGACGCTTCTGCCCGGGGATATCATCTTAACCGGTACTCCGGGACCTGTCGTCATTCGCCCAGGCGACGAAGCGCAGGGCCGCATTGAAGGCTTCCTGCCTCTAACCAATCCTGTAGCAGCCGAATAA